TGGAATTCATGGAAAGCCCCCATTGCCCGTTTAAGTTAACGGGGCGGGAGAGACGGGCTCCCTGTAATATTTGGTAACCGTTGATAACCGTGTCTTTTGAGATAAATTGTGTTGCCGTGGCGATATTGTTGAAAGAGTTTCGAAAACTAAGATTAACGTTCAAGAAACTGAAATTTTCTTCACTGACAATGTTCCGGCTAAAAGACATTGAGGCTGATTGCGAGAATGTTTTTTTCAAGTTCGGATTTCCTGTTGAAATATTTAATTGGTCTCTCACGTCAAGAATGTCTTGTAGTTGCTCGGCTCTAGGGGAATCTGTATTCCCGTTATAATAAAAAGTCATGGTTGATCTTTTGGATAAACTATAACTGAAATTTATTTGAGGGGAGAGATTCAAATAATTGTTTCTCACGTTAGAGTCCGGTGCGTTCAAGTATTCGTATCTATTTTCTTCTCTTGATAGATTGATTGATCCACCTGCACTGAAATAGAATTTTTCTTGATTATACCCATAACGGATGCCTAGGTTATTACTTGTTCTTATGGTACTGGTTTTATTCGTTAAGGCCGTATCAATACCAATGACTTCCGTGAAAAGTGCGTCTTTGTATGACATACTTTCTTTGTCCGAACTATTCTTGTTGTAACTGAAAGAGTAATTGAACGATAATCGGGCTTTTTCCGTTAAAGGTTCTGAATAAGAGATCGAACCCGTGTATGAATTTGATATGCCTTCGGAGGTATTGATAAGATTACGCAACGTATCTCTTTTGTTTATAATACTACTATCTTGTTGTGTATTATTGTTTTCATTTTTACTGATATTTATGTTCCCGTTTAATGTTAATGTCCGTCCCGTTTTTTGGAAAGCGTGCATCCATGAGAAATTACCCCCGAAGGAACGATTTTCATTGTGACTTTGTCTTTTACTGTTCGTGATATTTATCGTGTCATTGTCTTGAATATTACTATTCATGTTCAATGATCGACTATCTGATTTGCTAAATGAAAAAGAGGGGGTGAAGTAGAATCTGTTTTTCTTGTTCATGGAGTAATTAAACCGGGTATTCACGTTATGACTTGAACTTTCAGACCAAGAATGTGATTCTGAATTATAAATGTTGCTCTGGAAACTTTCAGAAGGGAAATATTCCTGTATACTGGAACTGGCAGAATAGGATTCGCTGTTGCTACCACTGTAACTCCCACCTATATCAGTACCTTTACTGAATGTATTGGCGAAGTCCACGGAGTAATTTTTCCCTCGATTATTCCCACCTTTCCCGTGGTATTGTGCGTTGGGGAGTTCAGATCCTTGGTTCGTGTTACGTAGGCTTCCTTGGATGGAGAATTTCTGCTTTTTGTTAAAGGCGTTAGCAGAAACACCCAGGTTATAGTTATTGTCTTTAAATGAATCTTCTAGGTCTTCTGAAATGCCGTATCCCAAGTTGGCTTTACCGAATACTTTCAACTGGTTGGGATTCTTGGTTTCAATGTTTAATGAACGGAATCTTTTCCCGTCATCATATCCTGAGAAATCAGCTTCTTCACTTTTCCCGTCAAACATTTTTATTTTGTTGACAAGGCTGGCCGGAAGTGTCTGGAGGGCGGCCATCGGGTTGCTGAGGAAATATTCGGTTCCATCAATATATATTTTCTTGACTTCTTCTCCGTTCGCCATTAATTTTCCGTCGACGATTTGGAAACCGGGTAATTTTTTCAACAAATCTTCCAATTCAGCATCTTCCGGGACCTTCAATGCATTTGCGTTGAATTCTGTCGTGTCACCTTTCTGGATAATCAAAGGTGGTTTGGCTGTAATAACAACTTCTTCCAGTACTTCCGGAAGTAGATTAATCATTCCGACATTTGTATCTGCTTTTACCAGATATTTTTTGCTTGTAGCTTGGTAACCGACAAAAGAAGCGGTAATGACCAGCTCTCCTGGAAGAAGGTCTTTTAAGGTGAATTCTCCCATGGCATTGGTTACAGTTGTCGGTTTTTTATCTTCTCCAACATAAATATGCGCACCTGGCAGAGTCTCGTCATCAGTCTCTCCAGTTACAATACCTTTTAGTGTGTATTTGGTAATCTTTTTTTCAGGTATTGTGGTTGTATCTTTTCTAATCGTGTCTCTCTTTTGCGTTTGGGCAAACATTGTCACGGGTATGGTCAACATGAACAAAAGAAAGATTATTTTGTAAATATAAAGTTGCATATTATATGTTGTTGTTCTGATTTAAACAAAAATAGACATATAATATGGATGTACCATGATAAAAAAAGGGTTTATGATTTCTTTAAATACTATTTTAACAAAATATTTAGAAGTCTGTTAGAAAGTGATACAAGCGTGGATTCCAGGGTGTTTCTGGAGTACTGTAGGGGTGAGTGTGATCCGTGTACGGCCGTAGGGTTTGGTGAAAATATAGGAACTCCCCACACCTATTGCTGCACCACAGAGAATATCCCACCAATCGTGTTTATCACAATAAGTCCGTCCCCAAACGACGTAAGTGGATAAAAGGTAAGCAGGGATACCGAATTTCCAGCCATATCTGCGTTGTAGAAAGGAAGCTCCTTGGAAGGTGACGGTTGCATGTCCGGACGGGAAAGCATGGTAATCACTTCCATCCGGTCGTTTTTTGCGGATCGTATGTTTTAATATGTAACTTGTTCCTACAGCCGTGACAGCAGAAAAAACAAACTGTTTGGTTCCGTGGTAATCTTTTTTCAATAGAGAGGTTGTCAAACAGAAGACGGGAGTTGCGTAATATATAACGTCTCCGGAGGTCTCAACAGCCTTCTTTTGTGCAGAAATGTTCGTGATGAAGAATAAAAATAGTGAAAGTGATATGGTAAATTGAAAAATAATTGTCGGCAGTTTTCTTTTCATCTTATTGATAATTAAAATGTAGCCGCAAATGTATAAAAAATGTACGTTTTTGAGTTGAAAAAAATTGATTTATCGTTTTCAAATTACAAAAATAGTCGTACATTTGCACCCGTTATCGCCAATTTAGCTCAGCTGGTAGAGCAACGCATTCGTAATGCGTAGGTCTGGGGTTCGAGTCCCCAAATTGGCTCCGCTGAAAATCAAGAAGTTAGCTACAAAAGAGGCCTTTTCGAAGAGATTAGGTCTCTTTTTTCGTGTGAAAAAGCATAGTTTTTTGTACCTTTATGAGATCGTGTTACATGATTGTTACACGAAATTACATGAAATAATGCCTACGTTTAAAATTTATATATCCAAGATCAAAAAAGAAAGGATGACAAATATCCAGTGTCAATTAGAGTGACACTGGATCGCAAACATTCGTATTTGAAAACTGATTTCTATGTTGTGTCTCAGCAACTGAATAAAAATTTTGAGATAAAAGATAAAACTCTCTTGAAATTGTTACTGGAGAAAATAGAGGATTGCGAGGATATTATTGTTCGTGGTTTGGGGAATGATGTGAGTAATTATTCTGCTAAAGATATTGTTGAGTTTATAAAGAAGAAACAGAACGAGGTTAGTTGTATTGATTTTATTGCTTTTGCTAAGAAACATGTCGCTAAATTGTTCGAGACAGGGAGGGAAAAGCGAGCAAAGCATATCCAGACGACACTCAACGCTCTTGTTGACTTTTCCGGGCAGGAATTGAATATAGTGAAGGTCACGTCTAAATTTTTGGAAAAGTTTGAAGAGTTTTTGCGTTCAGAACGGACGATCGTGCGAGTAAATCAATTCGGGCGGGAAGTGACAACTAAAAGGAAACCTTTGACAGATACAGGGGTTCACGACTACATGGCGGATATTCGTGCCGTATTTAACGAAGCTATTGATTTTTATAATGATGATGAACTTGGAGACCCGGTGATCAAGCATTACCCGTTTCGTAAGTTTGAAGTGGTAAAGCCTAATCCCCTGAAGAAACGGAATATCTATCTTGAGAACATCCGTAAAATCATGAATCTTGAAAATGGGTTGAGGCGTCAGGAACTTGCCCGGGATGTTTTCATGCTTTCTTTCTTCCTTGTCGGGATGAATACCGTTGACATGTTCAACGAGCCTTATTCAAGTCGCAAGAATGGGAGAAGCACTTATCAGAGGAGCAAGACTAAAAATAGGAGGGAGGATAATGCCGAAATATCAATAAAAATAGAGCCAGAAGCGGAAAGATTAATGAAAAAATATGCCGATCCGGATAAGGTTCGTTTGTTTTCATTGTATAAATTATATAGTGATAGCTCGACATTTAACGGGGCCGTTAATAAGGGGTTTAAGCGAATTTTACAAGAAGTGAATCAAAGTGTCGAATGGGAGATAAAAGAAGCAGTAAGCAAGCAAGAGAAAGAAGAGTTAACGAAATTCTTAATACCAGAAGATACGAGAGCATATTCCGTTCGTCATTCGTGGGCGACTATTGCAAGGAATATGTTGAATATCTCGAAAGATGATATTGACCTTTGTTTGAATCACGTGAATGAAGCTCGTAAAATGGCTGACGTGTATATTGACAAAGATTTTACTAGAATCGATCAAGCGAATAGGAGGATGATTGATTTGTTATTTCAAATAGGAGATTAAATAAATATTATATGCAACCATAAAATATTGGTTGTAGTATTTTGTAGTGTAACTAAATTTAGTTACATTTGTGATAAGAATAAAGAACATGGGAACTAAAGAAAAGTTGGTTGAACGTTTTAAAAAGCTACCTAAAGATTTCACTTACGAGGAAACTCTAAAATTACTATCTATTTTTGGGTATTATGAGCATAATAAAGGAGCGACTTCGGGGGCTCGGGTGCGATTTAAAAATGAACAAACAGGGCAGTATATCGATATTCATAAACCCAATCCAGGTAGTATAATGAAGGAGTGGATGATGAAAACGGTATATCAACATTTGAAAAGTAATGGTTTAATAAAATAGAAACGGGGAAAATTATGGATTACTTGGAATACAAAGGTTATAAAGGGTCCGTCGAGTATAGTAAGGCTGATAATTGTCTTTTTGGAAAGGTACTCGGGATGAGTAAAGATTTGATTCTTTACGAGGGAAATACTATTGATGAATTACGTGCAGATTTTGAGGCTGGTATTGATAATTATATTGCAGGTTGTGTGGCTGATGGAATTGAACCTCGTAAGCCTTATAGTGGAACTTTGAATATACGAATCTCGCCGGAAATACATAGTAAGATTGCCATGCTTGCGCAGGAAGCAGGAACTACGATAAACGGGTATATCAAACAAGCTTTAGAAGAACAACTTAAATTAGCACATCAATAAGAAGCGGGCTATTATGAGTTTGAAAGAAATCAGTAAGGATATTTACAACGTGGATGCATGGATGGATGAACAATACGGTAAGCCTGGAAGTCCTGAACGTGAAGAGTTTCGTAAAGAGGCTTATGCTCACTATGTGGGGCAGATTATTCATGATGCAAGGAAGCAAGAAAAAAATGATACAAACAGAGCTTGCTCAAAAAATAGGAACGAATAAATCTTATATATCCAAGATAGAAAATGAACCCATAGAACTAGGTGTTATGTTGTTCCTCCGAATCCTTGGTGCTCTCGGTTTGAGATTTGATATTGTAAAACCGATGATGTAAAGCTATGTAAGTCAATAAAATTATGGACCACTTGGAATATGAAGGTTATAAAGGCTCTATCGAGTATAGTGAGGCAGATAATTGTCTTTTTGGAAAAGTACTCGGGATTAGTAAAGATTTAATTCTTTATGAGGGAAATACCATTGATGAATTACGAGTGGATTTTGAATGTGCGATAGATAGCTATTTATTGGAAAATAAGCAAGCTTTGAAATGAATATATGGATTATTTGTGAAATTTTATTTATGGTGTTGTGCTGATTATTATGCAAGTCTTTTTTATATTCTTAATCTAATATTATATTTTATGAAACGAGTTATTGTAATTTGTTGTGTGTTGATGTGCTTTGGGGGAGTACAATTAGTACAAGCCCAATCATTGAAGGACATTTTGAATTCATCGAAGGTAAAGGACGTGGTGAATCTTGTAACAGGTAATGTGATTAAATTGTCGGATCTTCAAGGAACTTGGAATTACGTGGAGCCTGCTTGTAAAATGACGAGTGGGGATTTGTTGAAAGAGGCGAGTGGTTCATTGGTAACCTCAGCGTTAGAGAAAAAAATGGAGAATATTTACACAAAGTTGGGGATTGTACCGGGGAATTTTAGCTACACGTTTAATAGTGATAGTACGTTTACAAATACGATAGGGAAGAAGGTATTAAAAGGAACGTATTCTTTGGACGAGAAGACACGTGTATTGACATTACATTATGTGTTGGCAAAAACGATCACGGTGAAAAGTGTGGAAGTGCAGTTAGTGAAATCAGGAGAACAGGTATCATTGCTTTTCAATACGGAAAAACTTATGAACTTTGTTAGTGTATTATCCTCTGCTTTGAAAAAATCAGATAAAACGACTACTTCATTAATAGATGGGTATGATGAGATTCTTTTAGGATTTGAAATGAAGAAATAGTTTGCCAGATAGCGAAAAAGAAACGGGGACTTTGATAGTCCCCGTTCTTGTCTATTAAAATCTGATTCCTAATGTTAGTCTGAATTCGTTATCTTTAAATTTTGTCTGAAATTCGGGTGATTCAATAACTTCCCCCTTTGAAGTTTCATAATAATAGAATAGACCGTTTAACTTTGAATTCTTATGAAGATAAGCAAAGTCTGCATAGAATACTCCGAAATTTAATCCTAGACCACCAGTGATTGTTTGAATGTCATTTTTTTCATTCATTTCTCCTTTCGTGTAGGGTGAGGCAGAATAAGCATAACCACCTCGTAGACAGAACACGCTGTTAAATCGATATTCTGCTCCGGCACGGAAATTATGAGTACCTTTATAAATAGTCTTTATGGCATCATTAGTTGCGACATACTCGTTACCTGAGCCACTATTGGTAAATTTGGCCGAAGTGTAATCAATATATTCGTAATCAGCACTAATAATAGCTCTTTGTCCGAGAACTGTTGCAAGACTTCCTATTACTCTCCATGGGGTTTTTAATTTGTAGGAATAATCGGTTTCTTGATACATTCCATAAGTTAGATCATTTCCGGGATCAGCTCCTTCAAACGGAAGTTCTACAAATTCTGATGAAACCCAATTCATCGCATAGGCATCTAAATTATAATATGTTGGAGTGTGAATAGCTGCCCCGATACGTATTGCTGGTATAGGACGATAAATCATTCCAAATTTAAAGTTAACTCCAGTACCACTAGTGGTAAAATCTTGATCGAAAGTGAAGCCCTTTAATTTGCTGTCAATTTCATCTCCTACAACCCATTCAGTGTAATATGAATAGGATTTGAAATGAAGAGATTGAATTCCTAACGTGGCACCAAAATAAAATTTGTCGTCATAATTAGCTCCCGCAGAGATTGCATATTCAGCCTGATACCCCCTTTCTTTCGTGTATTTTAACTCTTCTACAGAATGGGTGTTATTTATTGGAATATCATATATGTTGTTCGTACTTCCTTCCGGTAAATTAAGAAGGTAAGCATCATAAGCTAGTCTTGTGGTAAATGGATTTAAATCGCTTACAGGCTTCCCATCAGCCTCTGCTTT
The window above is part of the Butyricimonas paravirosa genome. Proteins encoded here:
- a CDS encoding outer membrane beta-barrel protein, which gives rise to MQLYIYKIIFLLFMLTIPVTMFAQTQKRDTIRKDTTTIPEKKITKYTLKGIVTGETDDETLPGAHIYVGEDKKPTTVTNAMGEFTLKDLLPGELVITASFVGYQATSKKYLVKADTNVGMINLLPEVLEEVVITAKPPLIIQKGDTTEFNANALKVPEDAELEDLLKKLPGFQIVDGKLMANGEEVKKIYIDGTEYFLSNPMAALQTLPASLVNKIKMFDGKSEEADFSGYDDGKRFRSLNIETKNPNQLKVFGKANLGYGISEDLEDSFKDNNYNLGVSANAFNKKQKFSIQGSLRNTNQGSELPNAQYHGKGGNNRGKNYSVDFANTFSKGTDIGGSYSGSNSESYSASSSIQEYFPSESFQSNIYNSESHSWSESSSHNVNTRFNYSMNKKNRFYFTPSFSFSKSDSRSLNMNSNIQDNDTINITNSKRQSHNENRSFGGNFSWMHAFQKTGRTLTLNGNINISKNENNNTQQDSSIINKRDTLRNLINTSEGISNSYTGSISYSEPLTEKARLSFNYSFSYNKNSSDKESMSYKDALFTEVIGIDTALTNKTSTIRTSNNLGIRYGYNQEKFYFSAGGSINLSREENRYEYLNAPDSNVRNNYLNLSPQINFSYSLSKRSTMTFYYNGNTDSPRAEQLQDILDVRDQLNISTGNPNLKKTFSQSASMSFSRNIVSEENFSFLNVNLSFRNSFNNIATATQFISKDTVINGYQILQGARLSRPVNLNGQWGLSMNSSYSFEIKALKLRLGPSLSYSYSRTPSIYDNIKNLTSSHNASFGLNINSNVSENLDYNISSRTSYTNSTSTTTEGSSSFSQSVNASAKWVFWKGFILAGDYSYNYTLSKKGGNVNQSNSLLNMEIGKKFMKNKQLQVRFKAMDILRQRNLLNYSIQDLYTQTSYSTNERNYYMLTVSYRFNSIGKKKEGRNSPEGPPPPGFF
- a CDS encoding phosphatase PAP2 family protein, yielding MKRKLPTIIFQFTISLSLFLFFITNISAQKKAVETSGDVIYYATPVFCLTTSLLKKDYHGTKQFVFSAVTAVGTSYILKHTIRKKRPDGSDYHAFPSGHATVTFQGASFLQRRYGWKFGIPAYLLSTYVVWGRTYCDKHDWWDILCGAAIGVGSSYIFTKPYGRTRITLTPTVLQKHPGIHACITF
- a CDS encoding site-specific integrase codes for the protein MKLLLEKIEDCEDIIVRGLGNDVSNYSAKDIVEFIKKKQNEVSCIDFIAFAKKHVAKLFETGREKRAKHIQTTLNALVDFSGQELNIVKVTSKFLEKFEEFLRSERTIVRVNQFGREVTTKRKPLTDTGVHDYMADIRAVFNEAIDFYNDDELGDPVIKHYPFRKFEVVKPNPLKKRNIYLENIRKIMNLENGLRRQELARDVFMLSFFLVGMNTVDMFNEPYSSRKNGRSTYQRSKTKNRREDNAEISIKIEPEAERLMKKYADPDKVRLFSLYKLYSDSSTFNGAVNKGFKRILQEVNQSVEWEIKEAVSKQEKEELTKFLIPEDTRAYSVRHSWATIARNMLNISKDDIDLCLNHVNEARKMADVYIDKDFTRIDQANRRMIDLLFQIGD
- a CDS encoding type II toxin-antitoxin system HicA family toxin translates to MGTKEKLVERFKKLPKDFTYEETLKLLSIFGYYEHNKGATSGARVRFKNEQTGQYIDIHKPNPGSIMKEWMMKTVYQHLKSNGLIK
- a CDS encoding type II toxin-antitoxin system HicB family antitoxin, whose amino-acid sequence is MDYLEYKGYKGSVEYSKADNCLFGKVLGMSKDLILYEGNTIDELRADFEAGIDNYIAGCVADGIEPRKPYSGTLNIRISPEIHSKIAMLAQEAGTTINGYIKQALEEQLKLAHQ
- a CDS encoding DUF4923 family protein encodes the protein MKRVIVICCVLMCFGGVQLVQAQSLKDILNSSKVKDVVNLVTGNVIKLSDLQGTWNYVEPACKMTSGDLLKEASGSLVTSALEKKMENIYTKLGIVPGNFSYTFNSDSTFTNTIGKKVLKGTYSLDEKTRVLTLHYVLAKTITVKSVEVQLVKSGEQVSLLFNTEKLMNFVSVLSSALKKSDKTTTSLIDGYDEILLGFEMKK
- a CDS encoding OmpP1/FadL family transporter gives rise to the protein MKIAYILTLMLFFSLFASAQNEEDAIRFSRISPFGTARSAAMGGAFGALGGDLSTLSTNPGGIGVFRKSEASFTSMLDFAHAKTGKFDYEKNMYLLGDLGFVLSFTPMSDKWKNINIGFNYTNLNNFNRNIYQGNFISKGSSMIDVWKAEADGKPVSDLNPFTTRLAYDAYLLNLPEGSTNNIYDIPINNTHSVEELKYTKERGYQAEYAISAGANYDDKFYFGATLGIQSLHFKSYSYYTEWVVGDEIDSKLKGFTFDQDFTTSGTGVNFKFGMIYRPIPAIRIGAAIHTPTYYNLDAYAMNWVSSEFVELPFEGADPGNDLTYGMYQETDYSYKLKTPWRVIGSLATVLGQRAIISADYEYIDYTSAKFTNSGSGNEYVATNDAIKTIYKGTHNFRAGAEYRFNSVFCLRGGYAYSASPYTKGEMNEKNDIQTITGGLGLNFGVFYADFAYLHKNSKLNGLFYYYETSKGEVIESPEFQTKFKDNEFRLTLGIRF